The segment CAGCCGGCCAACGAACTGTCGACCGCCCTGGTCAAGCGGGCCGGGTTCCGGCTGGAGGGGTTCTCCCCGGACTTCCTCTTCATCGACGGCGCCTGGCGCGACCACGAGCGCTGGGCGATCACCGCCGAGATGGTCTCCGGGCGGGCGGGACGAGCCGATGTCGGTGGGGTGTGATGCGATGTCCGGCATGACCATCGACTTCCGGCGCACCGTGCCGGTCTTCCGGATCTTCGACGTCGCCAAGGCCCATGAGTTCTATGTCGACTACCTCGGCTGCACGGTCGACTGGGAGCACCGCTTCGCGCCCGGTATGCCGCTCTACACGCAGGTCTCGCGCGGTGACCTCGTGCTGCACCTGTCGGAGCACCACGGCGACGCGACGCCCGGCTCCACGATCTACACCGAGCTGAGCGGAGTGCGCGCCCTGCACGCCGAGCTCGCCGGGAAGAACTACCCGTATCTGCGGCCCGGTCTGGAGCAGGACGAGATCGGGACCTCACTCACGCTGACCGACCCCTTCGGGAACCGGCTGCGCTTCAACGAACCGGGCGCCGCCGCGCAGCCGTCCGACGGGGCCCCGGCCAGGGCGTGTCAAGACATGCCCTAGCGGGACTTGCGGTTGATCTTCATGGTGTCCATGTCGGTGGCCGTGGACCGCAGGTCGCGGTAGCCCAGCCCGGCGGCCCGCAGCGCGGTCTCCGCCTTGTCCTCGGCGAGCGCGGCGGCCATCTCCTCGCCGTCCGCCGCATCCGAGACGATGACGAAGCGGTAGCTGAAGGAGTGCAGCGCGGCGTCGTACGCCAGCGAGCCCTCCGGCGTGAACGTGAACCGGTCCAGACCCTGCGCGTCCCCCTCGGCCAGCAGCTTCGTCCGGGACTCGGCCGTCAGACCGTCCCACTTGCCGCGGACGATCACTCGGTAGGTGTGCTGGGTCGCCATGGGGGCCGTCTTCCGTTTCTGCCTGTGTCAATGAGCCGAAGTGCCAGGCTATTTCGCCGCATCCCGCCGGGCCTCCCAATTTTCCGGGGGGCCGTGTGATGATCACGGCATGCGCCGAACCGTACTGATCGATGCCCCCTCCAACCTGGGACTGCGACCGCCCGCGCCCGGCACCGTTCCCGGCTGCTACAAGCTCGCCGGCGCACTGCGCGAACAGGGACTGCTGCGCCGGCTCGGTGCGCTGGAGGGCGGTGTCGTCGTGCCGCCGCGCTACGACCTGGGGGACTGGAAGGAGGGGGACGGCGACTTCAACGCCGCCGCCCTCGCCGCCTACACGGGCCGGCTCGCGACCCGTATAGAGGGCCATGTGAGCAGCGGTGACTTCCCGGTGGTGCTGGGCGGGGACTGCAGCATCCTGCTCGGCGCGGTGCTGGCGCTGCGCCGGCTGGGGCGCTACGGCGTCGCCTACCTCGACGGGCACGGCGACTTCCGGCACCCGGGCAACGCGGCGGTCTCCGGCCCGGTCGGGGCCGCGGCCGGGGAGGGCCTGGCGCAGATCACCGGGCGGGGCCAGGCGGACCTCACGGACCTCGACGGGCTGCGGCCGTACGTCCGCGACGAGGACGTATGCGTCCTCGGCATCCGCGATGTGGACGAGGACCAGGAGGAGTTGACCGGCCTCGGCATCAGCCACGCCCCGGTCGGTGAGATCCGGCGGCGCGGCCCGGAGGCCGTGGCCCGCGACGTCCTCACCCACTTCCAGCACCCCCCGCTCGACGGCTTCTGGATCCATCTCGACGCGGATGTCCTCGACCCGTCCGTCATGCCGGCCGTCGACAGCCCCGACCCCGACGGCCTGCTCACCGGTGAACTCCGGGCGCTGCTGGCCCCGTTGGCCGCCTCTCCGCGCTGCATCGGCATCGACGTCACCATCTACGACCCGGACCTCGACCCGGAAGGGACCGGCGCGGCGCTGCTCGCCGATCTCCTTGAGGGTGTCTTTGCGCAACCCTGACCTCGCCCGGCCCCAAGAGACCCTGTGCAGGGCGGCGCTCGCGCGGTTCCATGGTCAACAGGAGGCCGCCGCAGCCGAGGTGGCCCGGTCCAGCATTGCGAGGCAGCCGTGGCCACGAGTGTGCGACGCACCACCCTGACCCTCCCCGCCGCCCCCCTCGGCCCGGACAGCCCGCTCCCCGCGCTGCGGCCCGGTCAGGACGCGCACCACATCGAGGTCCCCCAGGACGCCGGACTGCCCGCCGACATGGCGCGGCAGATCGGCTGTGCACCGCTGCGCTCGATCCTGCCCGCCCCAATGCGCGACGGCTACGGCCGGTCCCGCCGCCCCACCGACCTCGACGCACTGGTCCTGGAGAACGACCGGCTGCGCGCCACCGTCCTGCCCGGCTTCGGCGGCCGGGTCCACTCCCTGCACCACAAGCCCACCGACCGGGAACTCCTCTACCGCAACCCGGTGTTGCAGCCCGCGGCCTTCGCCCTCAACGGCGCCTGGTTCTCCGGCGGTATCGAGTGGAACATCGGCGCCACCGGACACACCACGCTGTCCTGCGCCCCGCTGCACGCCGCCCGGGTCCCGGCGCCGGACGGCGGGGAAATGCTGCGGCTGTGGGAGTGGGAGCGGCTGCGCGATCTGCCCTTCCAGGTGGACCTGTGGCTGCCCGAGGACTCCGACTTCCTCCATGTGGGCGTGCGCATCCGTAATCCGCACCACCACACCGTGCCGGTCTACTGGTGGTCCAACACCGCGGTGCCCGAAGGGGAACGCACCCGCGTCCTGGCCCCCGCCGACGCGGCCTGGCACTTCGGCTACGAACGGACCCTGCGCCGCGTCCCGGTCCCCGACACCGACGGCACCGACCGCAGTTACCCGCTGCGCAGCACCTACCCCGCCGACTACTTCTACGACGTGCCCGACGGCACCCGCCGCTGGGTCACCTCCCTCCACGCCGACGGCCGCGGTCTGGTGCAGACCTCCACCGACACCCTGCGCGGCCGCAAGCTCTTCCTGTGGGGCGCCGGCCGGGCCGGGCGGCGCTGGCAGCAGTGGCTCACCGAACCGGGCAGCGGCGGCTATGCCGAGATCCAGGCGGGGCTGGCCCGTACCCAGCTGGAGCATGTGCCGCTGGACGCCGGCGGCGAGTTCAGCTGGCTGGAGGCGTACGGGCCGCTCGCCACCGACCCCGCGGCGGTGCACGGCCCGGACTGGGGCGTGGCCCGCGACGAGGTCGCCGCCCGGCTGGAGGCCGCCCTGCCCCGGGCGGATGTCGAGGCCGCCTACGCCGCCTGGCTGCCGTACGCCGACCAGGAACCGAAGGAGTCGCTGGCCACCGGCTCCGGCTGGGGCGCACTGGAGGTGGCCCGCACGGGCCTGGACCTGCCCGGTACGCCCTTCGGTCCGGCCACCCTGGGCGCCGAGCAGGAGCCATGGCTGACGCTGCTGAGAACCGGGGACCTGCCGGCCGGCGGCCCGGTACCCGGACCGGTGCTGACCGCGCCGGCCTGGCGCGATCTGCTGGAGTCCGCACCGCCCGGCCCGTCCATCGACTACCACCTGGGGCTCGCCCAGTGGCAGGCCGGCGACCGCGCCCAGGCCGTCCGCAGCTGGGAGCGGGCCCTCGGACACGGCGCCGGCTGTCTGCCGCTGTACTGCCTGGCGGTCGCCGAGTCCGCGGCGGGCGAGCCGGCCCGCGCCGCCGACCGGTATGCGCAGGCCTGTGCCGAAGCGGCGCGGGCGGCCTCGGCACCGGACCCGGCCGCACGGGCCTGGCGGGTGGTGCTGCCGGCGCTCGCCCGGGAGGCGGTACCGGCGCTGCTCGTGGCCGGCCGTACCGAGGAGGCCGCGCAGCTGCTCGCGGGCCTGCGCCCGGCCGACCCGTCCGACGGCCGCTACCGGCTGCTGACCGCACAGGTGCTGCTCGCCCAGGGGCAGCCGGCCGCGGCCCGGGAGGTCTTCGAGGCCGGCTTCGAGATCGCCGGCCTGCGGGAGGGCGACGAGGTGCTCGGCGACACCTGGTACGCCATCGCCGAGCAACTGGTCGCGGGCGGCGGCCCGGTCACCGAGGAGGTCCGCGCCGCGGCCCGGTCCGCGCATCCGCTCCCGGAGCGCTACGAGTACCGGATGCGGCCGGTGTAGTGGATGAACGGCCCCGTGTACGGCAAGCGCGCGATCGGCGAACGTGTCCCGTTCCTGCTGCGCACCCAGCTGCGTCACATGGGCCGAGCCGGTCCGCCCCGGCCCCGCACGCCTCGTACGCCATTTCGGTGACCGGCCACGCGACCCGGAATGAACCCCGGTCGTCACGCGTTGTCACGAATCATGAAGGCAATCATCGCGAACAGCTACGGCGGCCCCGAAGTCCTCACCTACACCGACCAGCCCGATCCGAAGGTGGGCCCGGACTCCTTCCTGATCCGGGTGAAGGCGGCCGGGGTCAATCCGGTGGACTGGAAGATCCTCGCCGGTTATCTGGACCCGATGATGTACGGGCACTTCCCGCTCATCCCGGGCTGGGACGTGGCGGGCGTGGTCGAGGCGGTCGGCGCGGACGCCACCGAGTACGCGGTCGGTGACGAGGTCATCGGCTATGTCCGCAAGGACGAGGTGCAGCACGGCACCTTCGCCGAACTGGTCGCCGCACCGGTCCGGACCCTGGCACCCAAGCCGGCGTCGCTCAACTGGCGGCAGGCCGCCGGGCTCCCGCTCGCCGGACTGACGGCCTATCAGGCACTCGACCGGGTCGGGGTGACGTTCGGCGAGACCGTTCTGGTGCACGCGGCCGCGGGTGGTGTCGGCTCGCTCGCCGTCCAGATCGCGGTCGCCCGGGGAGCCCGCGTCATCGGCACGGCCAGCGAGCGCAACCACGAGTTCCTGCGGTCCCTGGGCGCCGAGCCGGTCACATACGGTGACGGCCTCGCCGCCCGGGTCCGGGAGCTCGCCCCCGAAGGCATCGACGCGGCCGTGGACTTCGTCGGCGGTGGCGTCGTGGACGTCTCGCAGGAGCTCCTCAAGGACCGTGGCCGGGTGGCCTCGATCGCCGACGGCGAGGTCAAGGCGAAGGGCGGCCACATGGTGTGGGTCCGACCGGACACCGCCGACCTGACCGCCCTCGGCACCCTCGCGGACGCCGGCAAGCTGACCGTGCCGGTCGCGTCCGCTTTCCCGCTGTCCGAGGCGGCCGAGGCCTTCCGCGAGAGCATGACGGGCCGCACCCGCGGCAAGATCGTGCTGGACGTGTCCTGAAGTCCGGTCCGCCCCCGCCGGAGTGGTGCGGCGCCGCTGGGGCGTGTCCTGCGGATCGAGGCGGATCGGCGGGGCACGCCTGGCGGTGTGGGGGCGACGGCGAAGTGCGGTGATCAACGCCGAGCTGCACGGTGACCGTCGAGTGACCCGTTCCGGGACGGCTGGGATGCTTGGTCCTCAGGCCGGTCCGGCCTGATACGCCGGACCCGCTCTACCCTTCCCCGTCCTGCCTCCGGTCCACGTACTCGAAGACCGAACCGTCCGGGTGGCGGGCGACCAGGTTGCGGCCGATCGGGGTGGGC is part of the Streptomyces platensis genome and harbors:
- a CDS encoding glyoxalase superfamily protein, yielding MTIDFRRTVPVFRIFDVAKAHEFYVDYLGCTVDWEHRFAPGMPLYTQVSRGDLVLHLSEHHGDATPGSTIYTELSGVRALHAELAGKNYPYLRPGLEQDEIGTSLTLTDPFGNRLRFNEPGAAAQPSDGAPARACQDMP
- a CDS encoding DUF6204 family protein, whose product is MATQHTYRVIVRGKWDGLTAESRTKLLAEGDAQGLDRFTFTPEGSLAYDAALHSFSYRFVIVSDAADGEEMAAALAEDKAETALRAAGLGYRDLRSTATDMDTMKINRKSR
- a CDS encoding arginase family protein, producing the protein MRRTVLIDAPSNLGLRPPAPGTVPGCYKLAGALREQGLLRRLGALEGGVVVPPRYDLGDWKEGDGDFNAAALAAYTGRLATRIEGHVSSGDFPVVLGGDCSILLGAVLALRRLGRYGVAYLDGHGDFRHPGNAAVSGPVGAAAGEGLAQITGRGQADLTDLDGLRPYVRDEDVCVLGIRDVDEDQEELTGLGISHAPVGEIRRRGPEAVARDVLTHFQHPPLDGFWIHLDADVLDPSVMPAVDSPDPDGLLTGELRALLAPLAASPRCIGIDVTIYDPDLDPEGTGAALLADLLEGVFAQP
- a CDS encoding DUF5107 domain-containing protein, with translation MATSVRRTTLTLPAAPLGPDSPLPALRPGQDAHHIEVPQDAGLPADMARQIGCAPLRSILPAPMRDGYGRSRRPTDLDALVLENDRLRATVLPGFGGRVHSLHHKPTDRELLYRNPVLQPAAFALNGAWFSGGIEWNIGATGHTTLSCAPLHAARVPAPDGGEMLRLWEWERLRDLPFQVDLWLPEDSDFLHVGVRIRNPHHHTVPVYWWSNTAVPEGERTRVLAPADAAWHFGYERTLRRVPVPDTDGTDRSYPLRSTYPADYFYDVPDGTRRWVTSLHADGRGLVQTSTDTLRGRKLFLWGAGRAGRRWQQWLTEPGSGGYAEIQAGLARTQLEHVPLDAGGEFSWLEAYGPLATDPAAVHGPDWGVARDEVAARLEAALPRADVEAAYAAWLPYADQEPKESLATGSGWGALEVARTGLDLPGTPFGPATLGAEQEPWLTLLRTGDLPAGGPVPGPVLTAPAWRDLLESAPPGPSIDYHLGLAQWQAGDRAQAVRSWERALGHGAGCLPLYCLAVAESAAGEPARAADRYAQACAEAARAASAPDPAARAWRVVLPALAREAVPALLVAGRTEEAAQLLAGLRPADPSDGRYRLLTAQVLLAQGQPAAAREVFEAGFEIAGLREGDEVLGDTWYAIAEQLVAGGGPVTEEVRAAARSAHPLPERYEYRMRPV
- a CDS encoding NADP-dependent oxidoreductase — its product is MKAIIANSYGGPEVLTYTDQPDPKVGPDSFLIRVKAAGVNPVDWKILAGYLDPMMYGHFPLIPGWDVAGVVEAVGADATEYAVGDEVIGYVRKDEVQHGTFAELVAAPVRTLAPKPASLNWRQAAGLPLAGLTAYQALDRVGVTFGETVLVHAAAGGVGSLAVQIAVARGARVIGTASERNHEFLRSLGAEPVTYGDGLAARVRELAPEGIDAAVDFVGGGVVDVSQELLKDRGRVASIADGEVKAKGGHMVWVRPDTADLTALGTLADAGKLTVPVASAFPLSEAAEAFRESMTGRTRGKIVLDVS